The following are encoded in a window of Rosa chinensis cultivar Old Blush chromosome 4, RchiOBHm-V2, whole genome shotgun sequence genomic DNA:
- the LOC112197140 gene encoding GATA transcription factor 1 encodes MVPLDPASCLVDDLRNFLSDVGDHDGRPDDPSRPLIATEEAEEELEWISNKDAFPAVETFILSEQVGGIAIAKHQSPVSVLENSTNSSSASLMSSCGGLKPPHRARTKGRRRRSEIPAQQLFWNQPIESKPSRSHSASASASKLDIGRKCLHCGTDQTPQWRAGPFGPKTLCNACGVRYKSGRLCPEYRPASSPTFSSEMHSNSHRKVLEMRKQKYGMGMVVKPEDTG; translated from the exons atgGTGCCACTTGACCCAGCGTCTTGTCTCGTCGACGACCTCCGTAACTTCTTGTCCGACGTCGGCGACCACGACGGCCGGCCCGATGATCCTAGCCGTCCGTTAATCGCAACT GAGGAAGCAGAAGAGGAGCTGGAATGGATATCGAACAAGGACGCTTTCCCGGCGGTGGAAACGTTCATTCTGTCGGAGCAGGTGGGCGGCATTGCGATTGCCAAGCACCAGAGTCCGGTCTCGGTGCTGGAGAACAGCACAAACAGCAGCAGCGCCTCCCTCATGAGCTCGTGTGGGGGGCTAAAGCCGCCCCACAGAGCGCGAACCAAAGGCCGCCGCAGGCGGAGTGAAATTCCTGCACAGCAGCTATTTTGGAACCAACCGATTGAGAGCAAACCCAGCAGGAGTCACAGTGCCAGTGCCAGCGCCAGCAAGCTGGATATTGGGAGAAAGTGCCTGCATTGCGGGACTGATCAGACACCGCAATGGCGGGCGGGTCCCTTTGGACCCAAAACCTTGTGTAATGCCTGTGGGGTGAGGTACAAGTCAGGGCGGCTTTGCCCCGAGTACCGCCCTGCGAGCAGCCCAACGTTCTCGAGCGAGATGCATTCGAACTCCCACAGGAAGGTATTGGAGATGAGGAAGCAAAAGTATGGAATGGGGATGGTTGTGAAGCCTGAGGATACAGGTTAG